The Halanaerobium saccharolyticum subsp. saccharolyticum DSM 6643 genomic sequence AGTTTTAGTTTTATTTTTAGCAGCCTTTTTAGTTGTTGGTGTTTCTTCAGCTTCTATGGCACAGGTTCCAGGTTACTGGGATATTAAAGGAGCAATTGATTTTGGTGGAGAGATTGATATTGAAGGTTCTGACCAAGATGTTGACAGTGGTTTTACTTTAGTTGGAGAATATAAGGTGCCAAATACAGCTCAGTGGACTTTTGGCGGTGGAGTAAGATATCAATTAGATAGAGAAATAGATAATTCAGCACAAGACTTTAGTTTTGTACCATTTTATGGTTTAGCTCATTATAATATGCAAAATAGCCCTTATTATTTCCTAGGTCACTTAGGCTACAATACATTTGATATTGATGGTTATAGTGATGAATCCGGCGGTATGTATTATGCTGTTGGTGCTGGTATGGATTTAGCAAGCAATATGAGTGCAGAGATTATGTATTCAGTTAATAATGGAGAAGCTGAAAATAGTAGTGGTAATAATCTTGATTTTGAATACGCTAAACTAACAGTATCTCTTGGTTATCAGTTTTAATTAATAATGGTAAAAATAATTAGCTGATTTCCAGCTTAACCTCAAAAATAGTTTGATTCAGCTCAGCTTTTAAGCTGGGCTTTTCTTTCTTTAAAGCAGCTTCTTGTCTTTTTATTTAAATTTTTAAAAAAATATGATACACTTGAAAGAGATGAAAACAACAAAGAAGAGGGGTAAGATGTGGCAGATCGCAGAGAAGAAATAATTCAAGCAGGTATTGAGATTTTTGCAGCTAAAGGTTATTACAATACACATATTGCAGAAATAGTTGAGTCTGTTGGTATTGCTAAGGGTACTTTTTATTTGTATTTT encodes the following:
- a CDS encoding outer membrane beta-barrel protein — protein: MKKTVLVLFLAAFLVVGVSSASMAQVPGYWDIKGAIDFGGEIDIEGSDQDVDSGFTLVGEYKVPNTAQWTFGGGVRYQLDREIDNSAQDFSFVPFYGLAHYNMQNSPYYFLGHLGYNTFDIDGYSDESGGMYYAVGAGMDLASNMSAEIMYSVNNGEAENSSGNNLDFEYAKLTVSLGYQF